The nucleotide sequence ATTGATATTAATCAGCGGTTGCTTGGTCGTATCAACTGATTGCGAGAAGTAGCTGTACAAGTCGTGAAATCATAAACGatttatcttcttcttccttttgcaTGAAAGTCGATACAATTATATTATAGCTTCATTAATCCATCGACGTGTTCTATTGCTGAGTTGGCTATCGATCTGCATACTATATGGAGCTGATCACGTTCACGGGCTCCCGGCCGACGTTGATGCATGAGCTTCCGAAACCATTGTATTTTGATGGTTGGATGTTGCTTTTTCGTTCCATAACCACATGTTTCCGCATTAGCTGTACGCTTAGCCACCAATGTCAGAAAAGCAAGATGTTAATGTTAGCTAATATCCGTAGGAATAGGAACGAGTCAGAGGGATTTCATATAAATAACAAAGAATTGGAGAATTAAAATATTCAGACGCAATTTTAGgagattcaaaatatttatcacaaaCAAATTAAAGACAAAACAGTAAATTTGCAAAACTGCCAGTAAGTGAGAACTGGACATATTTAAATTACAAATCTAATGCGCATCTCCAATGTCAGAAACCCTTGTACTGGTCCAAAACCCCATCTTCTCCATCCCTTCTGCCAAAGAACCCGCGCTTACCCTACTAGTCATTGGTTGATACTAGTGGGGTCACATGAGATCTCCGCTGTCGCCTTCGGTTCGTTTACGCGGGTAGCGGTGCGGTAGGTGAGTTTTAGAGACAGGAAAAAAGAaggggggagaaagaagaggaggcgaAGCAGCGGTCGCGGTGGGTGAGGTCAGGAATCGATGGCGCAGGGACAGGGTGCGATGCCGACGCCGTCACCGACTCCGGCGACGAATCCGCCGCAGGCGGATGTCCCTCCTGCGGCTGTGGGGCGGCAGCAGCAGGGTTACGCGGTGGAGTTGTACTTCGACCCGGCGCTGGAGAACCAAGTGCTGAAGGCGTGGAACGTGCTCGCCCGCCGGCAGATCAGCACGCAGCTCATCGAGATGGCCGCCCGCCCCCACCTCACCCTCCTCTCTGTCCCCACCCTCGATCCCCTTCGCCTCCACGCCGCCCTCCGCTCCCTCGCCGCCCGCCTCGATCCCCTCCCCCTCACCCTCTCCTCCGTCGGTGccttcccttcctcctcctcctcttcctcctctgacgCAGGCGTTCTCTTCCTCGCCCCCACGCCCTCGGCTGCCCTCCTGCACCTCCACTCCCAGCTCTGCGAGACCCTCCGCAAGGAAGGCGTTGAGGCTCCGGAGGAGTTCCGCCCCGATTCCTGGGTGCCTCATTGCTCCGTCGCCCAGGACGTTCCCCGGAGCAGGATCGCAGACGCCTTCTGCATTCTCCGGGATCTCAAGCTGCCCGTGTCAGGGTACGTCATGGACATCGGCCTTGTGGAGTTCTCGCCCGTGCAGGAGATCGTCTCCTTCCCCCTCGGGAGTGGTTCGGAAGCTTGAGGTACATCACTTCTTCTTTCCCCCCCATAATCCCACTTCCCCTTCGTAGTTGCTTGTCTGTGATTGCATTGTGGAGCCAAAATCCTATCTTGATGTGATAGAGATTATAATTGTTGATCTTCAAGCCTATAACACATCAGTGATTGCGCTCTTGCTACGAATAGTATGGTATAATTGTTTGAATTTTGTATTATATTTCCAACTTTTAACAGTAATCAAAATCCTATCTTGGTTAGTGTTGAACTGGAAGACAAACGTAGATCAGTGATGGGTAATTTAATCTCTTTATAGAAGTACCGTAATAATCTTTTCTGGGCTTTGCATTTTATCTCTCAGAATTTATATTGGAAATCCTTCTATGCGTAGATGGTATTCAAGTTAAAGTCTTCTTGGTACTTTCACCTTTTTAATTGATCTAGGACCTTTTGGTCGATGCAATAGCACAGTGCTGTGTTGAGCTTGTTAAGATCACAGATAGATGTGTAGGCTGGAATTCTTGAATGATTCTCAAACTTAACATTGATTTGATTTCTGTCTTCATCTTATTGCACTTCAAACTTTGCAGAATTTCATCTTAATGATCGTTCTCTTTTGGGTTGTGCTCGAATCATTTGTCTATGGAATAAATTTTTGTTGTCTTAGTTGGTAAAGGACAATGTATCCTTAATGACTGGCTTGAGGACATGGTGCATATTGTGCAATCATAGTCTACAACTTAAGTTCTTGATTATAGTCTTACATCATGTCAACAGGTTAAGTTGTTAATGCAAATCATTAATAAGCCACACTCAGCAACATAAATAAGAGCATGAAGAGACCATGATGGTAATATTCTTAAACCTTATTTCGAGGTATATAAAGAAATTAAACTTGTTCCGATGCAAAAGCTTTTGGGAATTTACTTTATGTGCATTACAAAATATCATAATCATAATTATCTTGCAACCATCAGCTTTTGGAGCCTAATGGGCTTGATTTTATTTATTGTTGACATTTTAATCTTGATTAAGATAATACTATGCACCACATGACCAAAATGTCCCACTTACGTTAAAAGATTAGATCTTTTCGGCTGTTAGCAAAATTGGAGATGATGGAAAAGAACTACTTCAGATCATCTATAGTGGAAACACTACATTTTACTGCACTATGCATAGTGTAGTGGAAACGCTACACTGTATTTATGTGAAAGAAATGGAATGTAGGTTTTATTTCGTATATGTGCTTGATTTTCTACACCATATACATATCTAAGTCAAGCTTTTTTTGCTCTTAAACATTAGTCACTATGAACATGGTATCTTCCATAGTGAATTCATCTTTCTAGTATAAATTGAACTTTTTATTGTTCTCAAACTTCTTAATCTGTTTTCTCATTACCCTCCTCTCCTCTAGTTGTTAATCATGGTTACAAGTAAGTTCTCAGTTAGAGTTTTGTGTATAACCTTCAATTTCACTGATGAGTAGCACGATGTTGTTTCCATTGTGTCAACTTGATTTTGAATCTCAAATGGAATTTTGGCCTAATTTGTGGAATTATACTTCAAACGCATAAATATTTGAACTATGTAATTTCAGGTGTGTTTGTTCAAAATTTTGGGATTATGTGCAAGAATGTGTTTCAAAAGGTAACCACATCGATTCTTACATTGGACAAAATCAATtagatctcaaaaaatcaagtgcTGAATTGATTATGAATGATATGGTTTTTGACTTTTAGTGGCCTCTGCACTTGATTGCTTGAAAAGAAATTCAATCCTGTTGCAAGATTGATCTTCATTGGCTTATCTTAGAAAGAAAGATAGTTTTATTGCATTAAGTGATCTTATTCCTCCCTTGTGATTTTATGAGTCAATCATTTAAAAATTGGAACCTAACAGTGTTCTGTAATATTGATGATTATTTAATACAATTGGCTAGCTTGATCAACATTGTATCGTGAAAAATAATTCTATAAACATAAATATTCCCTGTCTCCTTATATGAACGATTAGGCTTCCCAGTAATGTATCCTGACTTTGGCACGTAAAAGACAAATATTTTCATGATTTGCAACATTAGATAATTGGGTCTAATCCATCACATGTCGCACCGGAACCAGTCCATCGAAATTTGATATGAGGATTCCAGTTTGATATCAATTGATTTCTCATTTCCACCCACCATGGTTGTGGTGTTGATAAGAGTAGGCCTGAATCATACGTTTCTGACTGAGACCAGCCTGTAAGACCCATTGCAACTGGATCCTGATCGCTTGCAATAAGATatacagaggaagaagaaggaaaggaATGGGAGGAGGAAAAGAGGAAACAGAAAGTGTAAGGAGAAGAGGGATAGGATTGAGGAAGAGGATGAGCAAAGGATTAAGGGAAACCTAATATTGGATGTCATCACACTGCTGCAAGACACCATTCATGCTGGCTGGTCTGATTGTAGGCAACAGGGTTTTACCTTTTACGTCCATTTTTCTTATCTATTTAAAAATTCATACCTTCTACACTTTTGTACATTTAAAAAGTAATCTTttggcatattttttattttttattttaacgaGCATGGACCTTGATACAACAGTAacattgcttttctttttctgaatTTTTGACCTATTTGTTCTCTCCTTTAATgtatcttctttccatcactgaaaaaaaaaaaaaaaaaaaggattggtACTTCTGCTACTCCAGGAGATAGATTGTAATTCCACAatcagcttcttctttttttattcttaCATTGATGTGCTCCTCATCCATGCTTCAAGATCAGAAATCCACCCAATTTGTGTCCTCAATTTGGCTCAGATATCACCAATAATTTTTTGTAGTGAAATGGAAAGTGTGGCCGGAACAACTTTGTCATAGTCTTATTATATCACTGCAAATTCATACAGATTTCACGATAGTCAATTTTGTAGAATAAGATTCTTGCAACAATGTGCAGGAGTTTGGTATGTTGTATTCAGTTAATGGGATAGTCTTTCTCTGAGTTGGCACCCTAGGTATCATATAGCAAAAAAAAGGTACTTCTCTTTCTGTCCCTTGTTGTGGTTTTGGTCCCTTAATTTGTGAAGCTTTAAAGTTCTTATGTGTAACACACTGCCAATATTCCTTGCATCTACGTAAGATAAAAGACATCTCTACCCCTGAAGTAGAATGGATGTGGTTTGTAATTTGTTCATGACTGATGATGTCACTAAGCATTAATATCTGTTCATTAGGTCAAGTGAATTGGAAGTGTAGGTACAATAATTTTGTCTGACTAGTTGTTATTGGCAGGTTTCTCCTTTAGATGGCGTCAACTATTTGTCATGGAAGTGCTGAAAGGATATCAAATTCGCTGTTTAATATGGCGCGGTTTTTTCAGCGATACTGACTTCTATTTATTCAAGGCCATGAAAAGAGATGTATGTGTGTGTAATGTTCTTGGAGTTTTGAAGCAAGATATTACAGATTACTATTTGTTTCTGCTTCTGGAAGTATGAACTGTTAGTCTTAGCTAGGTTTTCTGTGGACCGGAATCTTAACCTTTttgtcttttcatttatgaagATGTTTCAGTATACTGGCAAAAGAAATCCATTTTAGATTTATGTTTCACTTGTTCCATTGCCAATCTGTCTTTTCTAGACATGAGATAATGctgcatgtatatgtatgtatgtatatatgagtTGTAGTCAGTTATTTTTAGCATCtcagtttttatattttaaaaaattatattagtatctttataattacgaaagtgaaattTTTACGTTTATTTAGTTTAACGCAATCAGTTTTACCaacgaaaacataaaaataaagggtaaaaagataattttaatattttaatttgtgATAGCGGATGATATCGACGGTGATAGATGGTAGAGCTGTTGGAGGTTGTGGGTGGCTATTGTGGCTGTTGGAGGTTGTGGGTGGCTATTGGGGCTGAAGAGAGCGATGATAAGAGGTGAGGGTCACTCAACGTTTACGTCGATGCAGTTGCTCAGAGGTGAAGGGGCCATCAATGCATATGTCGAATGATACATTTGTGACGACGTTGATGTAGTTGCTAAGCAACGCCACTCGACATCTATGTCAACAATCCTTTTGTCGTTCGATAATTGTGTCAGCGTCGATGTAGATGTAGAGTGATAAAAGAGTCGCTTGCCAATTGTATCGATGTAGATGCATGACGACCTTCACCTCTCATCGTCGCTTTCCTTATCTACAATAGCCACAAATAACTCTCAATGACATCgtcattattaaaattatttttttatcttttatttttatatttttattagtaaaatcgatAATGTTAGGATAAATAGATATAGATGTTTCACTCTCAATAACTATaaggatgtcaatataattttttaagatgTATGAACTGAAATATTAAATATAGCTAACTACATGAGATAATACATATAATTAGCTCCGTATTCTCCTATCATACATGTAAAGTACCTTCATTTTTCTCTGTTCACTTGGCGATAGCTTACATATCCAACCATCACCCTCACCCAaggatattattaataatatatgtaAGATTATTTTTTTACGATGTTGGAGTCACAAAAAgaatctctttaaatatttaaaactcCGTATCAGAAGTGTCTTGTGCACTTGCTGTCTCAAGACAAAAAAAATTGCCTCGAGACTCGGACATATGACCAGATCAGACTGTGTGCGATCCATAGTAGGGATAGATCGGGCTGACGGCCGACTTCAAGGCTAACACTAAGCGATGAGTTCAATCCATAGTTCTTTCTTTCTCTAATTCATATCGTGCTCTTCAAGCACTTGTCAACCTGCCAGTTTCTTATCATCCACTTAAATGTCTCCTCACTGTTCCATGATCAACTTAGTGTTTGCAGTATCAAGACAAGAAATCCTTATCGTCACTTGAAGACATGCTCATCCTCTTCCACCTCATAAGCTTTTGGTGGCATGCAACGATGATCCCCTCCTCTCGTTTGACGTTCTGCAACGACCACTGTGATGCCCCAAAGGAAGGAGGAGTTCCTCAGAAACAAGGTTTTACGGTACAAATCTACGTCTACAATATGATATGAACCGCAACAGAACGTGTCCGTCCTCTCTTTCCCTATCTTCTTCGTGTGGCGGTCCGAACCCGTGTCATCTCACTTGATGGCAAAAGGGAAAGGACATGATCGTCACGGGCACCATGTCCTTTCTCGGGCGATGTCATCGCCTCGGTGTCATCGGTGGGTCGCGTGAACAAAGCAAAGCCGGGAATGGAGTCAGATGCTGCCCGTGCATGCACGCGAGAGCGAAGGATGGacaccaatctctctctctctctctctctcatggaaaTCTCTGCCCGTCGCCTTCACGTGCATCGACAAAAGACAGTTGGATTTGTGTAGTTGATTTCTCCTCGCTCGGAAAGATCCTACAAGACAAAATGTACGCACGCGTACCGTCAGGTAATTGCTGTATCCGTGCGGCTCGCATGTGATGTGAACTCGGAAGCGATCTGATTGATAGAAGCCAATGGCTTCTCTGACAGCTTTGAAGCTTTGTGCCAATTGGTCCTCACAGTTACAGGGTGTTCGTTCACTTTTGCCTCTTGTTTAATGAGGCTCTGTTGTTGAGAAAGATGTGCTATCATCGAACTGCTCATcagataaatcaatcaacatttgcTTAGACCACACGCTTGTAAAAGAGTTGATGGGCACATCACCAACATGAGAACACACCAACAAAAAACATGGCACCAAAACGCTTGTAAGCAGCAGGCATTACAACACTGGAAAACTACACAGGAGGAGAGTCGCCTTTTTTTTGTTGGTTAGGAACAAAGAAAGAAACATGCTCTGGCTTCACAACTCTGGGCCATCGCAGTTGTTGGTTGCCAATTGATCCATCTGAGTTTCATGGGGCGAAACTCTTTTAACACAGGAATTATATGATTGCACAGCTCAATGCTAATGTGTTTGGCATTCAACACAGGAAAGATGGAAGTACCCTGACATGCAAACTATGTTATCGATGAATGTAGCAGTACTCGGCTACTGTGTGGAGCAACAAAGGCAGATGGCATCTTGAGCTGTGGGAATCAACGGCCGCAGACCCATCGAACGAAGAAAAGGACCTGATTGCTGTGGCTCCTGTGGAAGATGTGGTAAATAAGAAAGACTTGACAAGGCAATGTCGCCATCCTCCGACGGATATCTGATATCGATATCCTCAAGAAACATGCTTGAACGTGCTAAAGAAATGCTAACCAAAGCAACCGCTGAATCCATGAAAATCTGTTTCAGAGAGGCATCACGTGTCTCAACATTACATGAAATAGAGCAAGTTTCGGCATTCCTCAAAGACTTTCCCCTCATCCTTAGGAAACAGGATGCATGTGGGCTCGCGTTGTTTAACTTAGCATGATGCGAAGGCAATATAAAGGATTCCAAGAACACCTGTGCCTGTGAAACAAAGCTGAAAATCTGATATAATCTAGAACATAGCACGTGTCATGAACATACGCACTTCGCATAATAAAGATGATAGCTCACCGCAATCAGATGCTACTAACGAATTGTTGTTCCTGATCCCTTTACTGCCACGAGAGTTGCTTGTAGGCAGATCTGTCGGCATCCCAACCTCCTTCAGGCTCCTTCCTCTTCAAACCCCCACCTGGCACTGTATACATTCTCACCTGCTCCTCCGTGAAAGCCTGGGAGGTTGTCACCAAGAGTTGTCTCGATGCCCAGGAACTTCCATCTATATCTGCATTTCCTGGACCTGCATTGAGATCCAGACTTGGTGTGATCCATTTCCGAGTGTTGTCAGATCCGCCACTAGTACTACCCTCTGGAAAGCTCATCGTGTAAGGCCTTCGATAATTGGATAAAACAGTACCAGCAGGTCCAACAAGTGGTGATGGAATCGCAGGGAAACTTGAACCAGCACCAG is from Musa acuminata AAA Group cultivar baxijiao chromosome BXJ1-6, Cavendish_Baxijiao_AAA, whole genome shotgun sequence and encodes:
- the LOC135675741 gene encoding uncharacterized protein LOC135675741, with the protein product MAQGQGAMPTPSPTPATNPPQADVPPAAVGRQQQGYAVELYFDPALENQVLKAWNVLARRQISTQLIEMAARPHLTLLSVPTLDPLRLHAALRSLAARLDPLPLTLSSVGAFPSSSSSSSSDAGVLFLAPTPSAALLHLHSQLCETLRKEGVEAPEEFRPDSWVPHCSVAQDVPRSRIADAFCILRDLKLPVSGYVMDIGLVEFSPVQEIVSFPLGSGSEA